CGAATATTAGCATTCCTGTACagatttgtttgttttctatCGTTGGTATATCTCAGGCATTCCTCACGGGGAAGACCGGATTCTTTATTACCAGGTCTTTACTAGGATTATTACAGGGGTCATTTATTCCAAATATTTGCTTATGGATGTCTTACTTTTTTTCTGGAAAGGAACTTCCGACCAGGTTGAGTTACTTCTACATTGCAAATCCATTCACAAGTGCATTTTCCTCATTGATTGCTTATTTCATTTTGCATTTAGACGGAGTATGCGGGATAAGTGGTTGGAGATACATATTTGCTATTGAGGGCGCCTTCACACTGGGAATTGGTCTGTGGGCTTTTACGCAAATGGTATCCTCACCCGTTCATACAAAAACATGGTTTAACCCAAAGGGTTGGTATACCTATAGACAGGAAAAGATCATGGTGAACCGTATTTTGAGAGATGACCCAAGCAAGGGAGATATGAACTGTCATGAAGCACTTAGTTTTGGTCATCTGAAGAAATCTCTCGCTGACTATGATATCTGGCCCATCTATCTAGTTAGATTTCTAAGTGACATCAATGTGAAGCCAATTGCTAGATACTTGTCACTGACTCTGCGAGAACTTGGATTCACTACCCTAACGACAAATTTACTTCTAATACCGTCATCATTGGCAGGAATTGTTACAATGCTTGCAGTGGCTTATTTATCTGAGGGTATAAACCAGAGAGGTTTGGTAATCATGTTAGGACCCTTATGGTGTCTTCCATgtctatttttattacGATACtggccagcagcaatgatTGAAACTTGGCCAACATACTTTATCATGATTACGGCATTAGCTCATCCTGTTGGAACTGTGCTGACTGTAACCTGGTGCTCAAGCAATGCTAGTTCAGTGAGCACCAGAGCGGTTTCTGCCGCAGTGGTTAATATGTTCTCTCAGAGTGCTGGGATCTTTGCTGCACCTATTTATCGATCGGACGATTATCCGCTATACAAGCGAGGAAATTCCACTTTAATTGTTTACAATATACTGGCGGTAGTCGTCTGTATTGCGGCAAAGCTATACTATATGGCACGCAATCGACACAAAGAGCGTTTATGGAATGCCATGTCCTTagaacagcagcaggagtaTCTTAAAACTACTCAAGACAGGGGGAACAAAAGACTAGATTTTAGATTTGTTCACTAGATTATGATTTATGAATGcattttaattatttacACACATAATGGCAGCCGATAATAAGTACTTTCTCTGGAGCTTCCCAGCTCTACGTTATCTGGGGTAACTACACGTGACCGCAgatccccctgaaaaaaGCTACTCTGCATACCTTATCTCATCGACTAATCTCATACTGCGATTACGCAATACAGAGCCTAACGGAACTAAGTAGTCGGATCTAGTAATAGCCCGTTAGCTGTCAGTCAAGAGGCTGCAAACAAGCTATCGGGTAAATAGTTCGCCATTAAGACGCAGACCTAACTGAAGTAGGTGTCCAATAGTTATCTTATATAAAGTATGTAACGTCCATGATAAACAGAGTTTAgaatatttaatatattgAAGGAAGTCTTCGTCAAGTTATTTAAACTTCGAAATGACCCAAACTGAGCTTCCCAAGCGGACAGAACCAGTCAGATCAGTTGCTATTATTGGCGGGGGTGCTTCGGGAGCAATTGCCCTGGACTCGTTGATCAAAGAAGGTGTCTTTGACAAAATAACAGTCTTTGAGAGGCGAGATGTGTTAGGTGGAGTCTGGCATTTGGATGAGAATCCAGATCAACTGTCAGTTCCTCCCGGAGCTCCTGAGAGCGAACTTGATCCACCATTAGAAGTTCCGGTACAATTGTTGGATGATGCAGATATTAGGTCAGTTAATGCTCCTAGATCATCGCAGCAGCGATATATTCATACAGCCTCTTTTGATGGTATGAGAACAAATATTCCAGAAAGAATTATGACATATTCTGATGATCCACACTGGGAATTTTTAGATCGACCAGGAAAGGATACTTTTACCAGTGTGAAAGCAGTCAGTCGGTATATAGAGACCTATCTAGCCAGACATCCGGAGCATGTTGTATTGCGCACTACAGTTGAGGACATTTCCAAGGACTTTAACAAACCTAATTCGCAATACAAACTGGTTTTAAGAACAGAAACGGATCAGAAGGATGAAAACGGAGATTTGATAGATAAATGGTGGACAGAAAGTTATGATGCTGTGATTCTGGCCAACGGTCATTATCATGTTCCATATATCACTCCTGTACCAGGCATTGACGAAGTTTTCAAGGAATTTCCTGGTGTAATCACTCATGCTAAAACATTCAGAGACCATAATGTATATAAGGACAAACGAGTGATCGTAGTTGGGGCCAGAGCATCTGCAATTGACATATATCGATTGATTTCCCCTATTACTAAAGAAGTCTACAGTTCTCGAAGGTCTCCAAATTTGTTTGTAGCCGACCCTGACGGACCCAACAACCAAATCAAACCAGTCATCGATCGATATGAAGtatatgaagaagatggtAAGAAATCATTCCGAGTAGTATTTGAAGATGGCTCTGTTGTAACCAATCCAGACGAAGTTATCTATGGAACTGGCTTTAGGTTTTCATTCCCATTTTTGAAACGACTAATTCCCGACTTCAGTATTGGTAACATTATCCCACTTGCATATCAGCATACATTTTATATTCCTGATCCGACATTAGCATTGGTTGGAGTGCCTATTGATGGACTTAGCTTCCGAGTGTTCGAATACCAAGCTGTTTTGGTAGCAAGGTTTTTTGCAGGAAATGCTGTACTACCACCTGAAGAGGTACAACGACAATGGACAGAAGAGAGATTTTCAAGATTTGGGAATACAAGACAGTATCACTCAATTGGCGTTGACGCAGCCCTACCGTATTATGATGATTTAATCACTATAGGAGGCGGTGTGGATCCGATAGGCAAACCTGGATCTCGGCCATTTCCAGTATTGTCGGTCACAGACATTGAAACGTTAAAGGCTGAGAGAGAGAGACTGCGGAAGTTTTTTAATGATACTAGCATCCAAAAGTAGCGTCTATTATGCATCTATAGCTAGTAGCACACTACTACGACTCACATTTTAATACATAGAATATACACCTACACAATTAGTCACACAATTAGTCACTTAGGAATCTTATCTCTCATTTTATTCCTTTCATCAGCTTTCTCATAGAAGCATCTTCCTGAGATTTCATATAAAAACTATTTAGACGGAACTGTGTGACTTGAGCCTCGAACGCCGCAGGCGCCACAAGCCTCATGAAGTTCTGATGCAGTTCAATTTTGCAGATGAAATACGCAAACTAGAAGAATCATTAACGAGACTCGAACAAAAATTACACAATGGTTAAAGTGACTTTGGTTGACGAAGAGGTTATTGAGGTTCCCTCTACCGAGGAAAAGATCATCGAAGAAAACGATGCTGACTTTACCGACACCGATAGCGAAGTATCTGACGACGAAtatgacgacgatgatatAGAGAATGAGACAATCATGGAGCGTATTGTTGCCCTTAAAGACGTTATTGCTCCTCAATACAGAAACAGCATTGCTTCTACCGCTAGTTCTATTTATAATGGtatttcttcctcttttcttttcgGAGGTAAGGCTCTCTGGGTCATTACTACCTCGTCTTTGCTTTTGGGTGTCCCCCTATCTTTGTCGATTATCAGTGAACAACAACTAATTGAAATGGAAAAGGAAATGAAGCTATCACAATCTACCAACGAAGTCCTTGCTCCTGGAGCTGAACAAGGTTTCCAGGCCCCTCCTGCCCAACAATAAATGCGAATTTTCCAACAGTAATGTCTCATTTCTTGTATTTTGAATGGTGAATTGTGTGACAGTAGCTGAAACATGTCTTCATCCAGTTTATCATTCTCcttgtttattttgtaCATATATAAAAATTATCAATGATTTTATGATGATAAGTGTTCAGGGTGGTAAGTCATACCAAGGAAAAAAATGTTTTGAAAAGCTACTTTGATGTTATATAAGGTTTAATTGAATCAGTAAAAATATAGTGTGAACTGGATACATATCCTAGATATCCTAGACTGCCCCAGGGATATAGTTCTTAGTGATCAGCTTGATATTAGAGGTGCCTGATCTAGGATTTGCTTGACCAATGGCAATTCGATCGTTCTGAATATCATAGACTGTATAGAAAGCTCTAAGCAGGTTGTCTCCAATCAGACTGAAGTCCATACCTGCTTGAACTTGTTCGATTCCTAAATAGCAAGAGTTTTGCGGAAACGCAACACCAGCCACAAGTGGACTAACAATTGTTTCTATGGGCCACAAGAAATCGTAATTGGGAACCTCAATTTCAGCACTTCCAAAGTTTAGAATTAGATTGTTCGTGATATTACAATCACAATAGTACTTCTGACCAATAGTGAATGACGGGTTGGCATTCAGTGCCTGATGGATTTGTTGAATAACATCAGAGGAAAAATATGACAATGATGTGCCCGAATCTAACACTGATACAGATGGCGAGGTCATAAGATTTCTCTTATCCAATCCATCTGTAGACAAACCTTGCATGGTAATAGCTAAATGCTTAGGGTGGGTAATAGGCAAAATCTTAAGATTTCCTATGAATTTGCTAGTATCAACACCTCCAAACAAAATAGTGCCGCTCTTAGAATTCAAGTCATTGAGATACAGAGAGTATGCAGCAGAGTTGATATGACCCTCTGCCGCCAATCTCATGGGAAGGTTCTCATAAACTCTTCCGTTTCGGTTGGTGATCTCAGCCTCGGGTCTACCTATACCAATAATACCATTGGCTGTATCAGCATTAGTAGCCAAGCCAATAGAAAGTGAGTTGACGGTTGCTCCGCCTATCTCGAACTTATCAGTACCCCATTGGCCCTGTGTGTTGCCAATTCcatattgaatttgaaacGTGGTTCCATTTGACTTCCAAGTCTTAGACGCAGATGGATCAAAGATAGCAGAAGGTCTATAGTTACCAGTGACTTGCGTGTCTTTCGTGAAAACCCAAGTATCTGATGATCCGGTATCTAGTAAGAGATTGAGCTTCTGAGCAGGGGTACCAATACCGACGGTAGTTGAATAGAAGAATTTCTGATTGTCAAGCTTATCTGCAATATCTTGATTAGCTCGCTGAAGGATTGGATTTCCATAGTCGATCACATCTCTCTTATTCACCAGAGGATGCGGGACCTTTTCTAGATCTAATTGGATTACTCCATTTGGAACGGCAAAAACCCCGGTACTTTGTGCCAAGTACAGTACAGCCACAAATAGAGATATCATTTTTCCTGGGTCTTATTCCGATTTTTCTGGCGCAATAGCAAATTATATAGCATTTCGCTTTTGATACAGCGTCACGAAACACTTTTCACATAATCAAACAGAGTTCCTAGAGTTATTTAAACCGACATAGATATTCTCAACCTTGTTGTGGCTAGCGATTTTAATTGGAAATACGCGAAACTTAACAAAGAAAGGCTTGCTATACAAGCGGAGACAAAGCATAGCTGTGTAACATgatcaaaataaatcaagaaaaaaaaatacgaGAAGATGTATGCAAAAGATTGAATTGCCAAATGCTTTTTCAATGGCTCTGATCCGCTGATATACACTTGATCTCAATAGAATCCTATCACTATCTTGTGTTGATATAGCAGAGAAAAAGCTTCGCCGTGTAATAACAGTCCACAAATATTCGTGAGGTACTTCCGGTAGCTGGAAGAGGAAAGAATAACTTTCGCGAACtagaaaacaagaaattaAAATTGCGTGGTGATTCTCAAGTGATTTTAAACAAATGAAATTCAGTCCACTAGATCTCGCATGAGAGAACGGCAGAAAGTTAGCGGGTCCCGAAAGCCAAATATTGCCCTAACTTGCGGGATAAGTTAATGCTCAATTAGATGACACACTCCAACAAAATATCCGTATATTGAGCTCTTCGAGAAATTTTCAAGTTTCAGGTCGATTATACTTGGTCAATTCTATCTCAAAAACTATGCCTAACAATGATGAAAAGATCATAGAGACCAATTCGCGTTTAAGATGTTCATTCACGGATGAACAGAAAGCTGAACTGGCAGCAAAACTGGGTCATGGTGTGACTGAGAACCATGACATTAGTATGGGGAAGGATATGGACTACATGCTAAGTGTGATTGCAAACTTATCAGAGAGTgaagcaaagaaaatattACAAGATGCAATTATCTTCCATGGTGAAGATCCAAATTTTCACCAAGGAACGCTAGACAATATAAAGAGGCTTGTAGAATGTGATCACGAGTCAATGAAAGATGACGGTTTGTTGtacaaaatgaaaatggaaGCAGcccttatttattatcactCTCCATACCCAGAAGTACGAAGTGTTAGTGATCCGTTGGACGATCCAGAGTTGCCGGTGGAAACATTTAGAAGCTATGTAATTGGTCTTGTGTGGGTCATCATTGGTGTCGGAGTCAATCAATTCTTCGCACCTCGCCAGCCGCCAGTCTCTATATCTACGAGTTTGTTACAGTTACTTGTCTATCCTTGCGGCCAACTGGTCGAACGACTACCAGACTGGGGATTCACATTTAGAGGGAAACGATACACTATCAATCCAGGACCATGGTCTTATAAGGAGCAAATCCTTGTCACCGTTATGTTTAGTATCTCAGGTTTGGCGTACATAAACGATCAGATCTTTGTGCAACGGCTTGAAATGTTCTACAATAATAAATGGGCTGGCTTTGGATATCAGTTCACGCTATTGCTATCAACACAGTTCCTTGGATTTGGTTTGGCAGGGTTTGTGCGTCATATTTTGATATATCCCGCAAACTGTATTTGGCCAGCAGTATTTCCAACATTAGCTTTAAACAGAGCACTGCTGAAAccagaacaaaaagaacTAATCAACGGATGGTCCATATCACGGTATAAAGCATTCTGTATCAGTTTCATTACCATGTTCCTATACTTTTGGCTACCAGGTTATCTGTTTCAGGCATTAAGCACATTCAATTGGATCACTTGGATCTCGCCTAATAACTATAATCTTGCAGTTATTACTGGATCCATAACCGGCCTCGGCGTTAATCCAATTCCGACTTTTGATTGGAACATTATTGATATGTCAGGACCGTTATTTACCCCGTTCTTTTCGTACATGAACATGTACGTAGGTGGGCTAATTGGGTTTCTAGTCTTGATACCAGCTATATTTTACAGTAACATGTACAATACTGGATACCTGCCAGTCAATTCGAACCGGATTTTCACCAACACAGGGGCATCTTATGACgtcaagaagattcttAACCACAAAGGAATAGCTGATGAAGCACTCTACCAAGCATACTCGCCTCCCTACTATACCGCGGGTAATCTAGTGACTTATGGGGCATTCTTTGCCATGTATCCAGCAATCATTGTAGACACAATCCTGAGAAGATGGAATGTTCTTTACGATGGTTTCAAAACCATGTATTTGGCAATTCTTGCAAAATCGTCGCTTGTTCATGGTTATAACGATGCACATAGTAGGATGATGAAAGAATATAAAGAAACACCTCTATGGTGGTATCTGGCAATATCAATTGCTGCACTGGCTTTGGCAATTGCATGTGTTGAATATTATCCTACCGAAACGCCAGTCTGGGGTATCTTCTTTGCTCTTGGGATTGGCTTTGTGTTTCTCATACCTATCGGTCTGTTGTATGCTACAACTAACACTCTATTCAGTCTTAATGTTTTCACTGAATTGATTGCCGGGTATGCATTACCAGGAAAAGGTATAGCACTTATGATCATTAAAGCCTTTGGCTTGAATACAAACCTTCAAGCCATCTCGTTCATCGCCGACCAAAAGCTGGCTCACTATGCCAAGATCCCCCCAAGAGCAACTTTCAGAGCACAAATGATTGCTACTTTCGTATCTTCGATAGTATCACTCGGTGTTGCTAATTGGCAGATCAACAATTATGAAGGAATCTGCACTCCATTACAGGCACAAAGTAAGTAATGTCAAGATCTAAGTGAACTGTGTCATGCCTCTAACATAATTGTAGAGTTTACATGCCCTGGGCCCACGACATATTTCGCAGCTTCAGTTGTATGGGGTGTGATTGGCCCTAAACGAGTGTTTAACAGCCTGTACCCAGTTCTCCCATACTGTTTCTTAATTGGAGCACTGATACCAATTCCCTTCTGGCTGGGCGAAAAGTTTATTTCACAAAGGCTATTTCGACAAATATATCCCGTGGTTATTATGGCGGGAATGATCAATTTTGGTGCCCCTTACAACCTTTCCTATATGACGGGTGGTCTTTATGTAAGTATTGCTGGCATGTACTATATTCGCAACAAATACGTGACCTGGTTTGAGAAATATGTTTATGTGATCTCAGCAGGGCTATCAGCAGGGATTGCATTGAGCCTCATAATAATCTTCTTCGCTGTTGAATACCATCCCCGGCCCTTGGACTGGTGGGGCAACACAGTTTCCACAGCGGGGCTTGATGCAAAGGGACTCCCAAGGTTGCAATTGCCGTCACAGGGGTATTTTGGCCAGTCACCAGGAGATTATAAATGGTAATTAAACCAATCAAACCAAGTAGAAAACGAGGCTCAGCTGGCGAGCTTCGTAccactactgctactattACCTTTACAAAGACGTATAAAGTACGGGGCTGATGAAAACTATCAGAAAACACAAAAATACAAGTGGAGCTATATAATTATTAGGTTTTAAAAGTAATGCTTAATGAAGTGGCACTTGAAGCAACGGGTCCAAACAGGGAATAAGTGGAGCCAGTTGGTCGTTTAAACGGTCAATGGAAATATGGAAAATGATTCCGAACTAGGGGGTGACGCATAAGACACATTCGCCTTGGCGGGGGCGACTTACTATGAAGATACCGCAGCAGTGAAGTACACGGCACCAATGTCACTGCACAGCTGGAAACGGTTTGGCTCAATCAGATAATTTTATCTGATCATCCGATCATGTTCCACTGCACGAGCATACAATTGTTACTCAATTAGGAATATGAATCAGATAATTTTTAGTCCACCGAACTCGGCGGTTATCCACTCACGCATATAACTTCGTAGTCCGACGGAGTTCGCCATAAACCGTTTGGACCATGCTGTTCCAAATAGGTTGGCTCTTATCACGAGCTCTGGATTCCCATGTATATTCCGCTTAGTTTATAGTGTTGAATTCCAAATCTTGGCATATTTATGATTGCCATAGAGGCACAACCTGCATGGTGGTGCGTATGCAATTTACATGCATAGTAATATTTATCGTGATGGGGCGAGTTTTAAAATTAGAGTGTATTTATCGTGGCTAATCTGCCCTACAGAGAAATTAGTTTTTGCCGTGAACCAAAGGTCGCAATTGAATATTGATTAAGTTCGCACAAACGCGTTGAATTTCGGTTGGTATTGTATAGCgaaatttttgattttatcaAGCAGCGGCAATTATCAGTAAGGGTCCTAATTAGCAGGCTGAAACAGATTTTCGAGTTAAGGGTTTGATTCCGGAGGATTTAGTTCAAGAAGTAATTCAAATTACAAGGGTAGAATAACTTCCGAAAATTTTTCTGAACAAGGGAAATTATTGTGAACGTCAGGCTCTTTCACTCctttgaatatatttataaagcTTACACGATATTAAGCTAGATAAACGGTTTCTGGCCTGTTTTGTTTGTACTCTGACTTCGATTTTTATTTGGATCATCGGCACTGTTACATTCCCGCAGACTTAATTAGCACctgatatttatacagGCTCACACCAGTTGGATCCAGTGGGGTTGGAGAACAAAAGTCAAGAAATAGATAGAGACAACAAATTTACGGAATTAGTTGGTTGTTATTTCTAAcatcaaaagaaaatgattgCATTTCAAGACTACTTCTCTATTCAGGTGTTCTTCCTGATTTTCAGAGAGACTCTTGAGACGGCTGTTATTGTATCTGTGCTACTGGCATTTTTAAAACGTGGGTTGTCTAATGATAAACCGTCGCCATCAGATGGTTATTCTTCTATTGATAATACCGATAATGAAACGGTAACGAATTCACCAACGATCTCGTCGGCAGATAATTCCAGAGTGTATAGACAGCTGGTGCTACAAGTATGGATTGGCGCTGCTCTaggtttatttatttgtctGGTTATTGGCTCGTTGTTTATTTTCGCATTCTATTATTTGGGTACTAATTTGTGGAATGTCACTGAGCGAATTTGGGAAGCGACATTTTCTATTCTGGCATCGCTCATTATCACCGGCATGGGCTTGACCATGCTGAGaatcaacaaaatgaaGGAGAAGTGGAGACTTAAATTAGCcaaaattattattgataCTCACGAAGGACATGCGGGATGGGGCTTGAGCTACTTTTCTCGTAAATATGCTATGGCCATCTTGCCATTAATTACGACTCTTCGAGAGGGGCTCGAGGCAGTTGTGTTCCTCGGAGGTGTTGGTGTCAGTAATCCTATTTCCTCATTCCCATTAGCTGTTATCACAGCTATAGCTCTTGGCTCATATATTGGATACTGTATGTACCAATACGGCAGCCATGTTTCTATCCAATATTTCCTTATTGGCTCGACATGTTTCTTGTACCTCGTGGCAGCCGGCTTGATCTCTCGTGGTGTCTGGTTCCTTGAACTCGAGAGTTTTATCAAGAAGGTTGGTGTTGACATCAGTGAGAATGGATCGGGTCCTGGCTCTTACGATATCACCAACTCTGTATGGCACGTCAACTGTTGTAACGGACAGACCGACGGACTGTGGATGCTATTCAATGCACTCTTCGGATGGCAGAACAGTGCCACCTATGGCTCAGTCATTTCGTACAATCTGTACTGGTATGTCGTGATCATTTCTATTGTCCTTATTCGTTATAAGGAGGTACACAACAAACTGCCACTGATTCCCGAATCCTGGACTGCTTCTCGCAAACACAAGCAGCTCCACTCAACTGCATCTGCTGAAGACCTGCTCAACCGAGCCACTGCTCTCTACACTGCCAACAATAGCGAAGTGTCGTCTGTCGCCCCAGGAGCACCACGGCCCTCTCACGACTCTGTCCACAGTGACAGTC
The Sugiyamaella lignohabitans strain CBS 10342 chromosome A, complete sequence genome window above contains:
- the FMO1 gene encoding Fmo1p (Flavin-containing monooxygenase; localized to the cytoplasmic face of the ER membrane; catalyzes oxidation of biological thiols to maintain the ER redox buffer ratio for correct folding of disulfide-bonded proteins; GO_component: GO:0005789 - endoplasmic reticulum membrane [Evidence IDA] [PMID 10077572]; GO_function: GO:0004499 - N,N-dimethylaniline monooxygenase activity [Evidence IEA]; GO_function: GO:0004499 - N,N-dimethylaniline monooxygenase activity [Evidence IDA] [PMID 10600176]; GO_function: GO:0050661 - NADP binding [Evidence IEA]; GO_function: GO:0050660 - flavin adenine dinucleotide binding [Evidence IEA]; GO_function: GO:0004497 - monooxygenase activity [Evidence IEA]; GO_function: GO:0016491 - oxidoreductase activity [Evidence IEA]; GO_process: GO:0055114 - oxidation-reduction process [Evidence IEA,IEA]; GO_process: GO:0006457 - protein folding [Evidence IDA] [PMID 10077572]), encoding MTQTELPKRTEPVRSVAIIGGGASGAIALDSLIKEGVFDKITVFERRDVLGGVWHLDENPDQLSVPPGAPESELDPPLEVPVQLLDDADIRSVNAPRSSQQRYIHTASFDGMRTNIPERIMTYSDDPHWEFLDRPGKDTFTSVKAVSRYIETYLARHPEHVVLRTTVEDISKDFNKPNSQYKLVLRTETDQKDENGDLIDKWWTESYDAVILANGHYHVPYITPVPGIDEVFKEFPGVITHAKTFRDHNVYKDKRVIVVGARASAIDIYRLISPITKEVYSSRRSPNLFVADPDGPNNQIKPVIDRYEVYEEDGKKSFRVVFEDGSVVTNPDEVIYGTGFRFSFPFLKRLIPDFSIGNIIPLAYQHTFYIPDPTLALVGVPIDGLSFRVFEYQAVLVARFFAGNAVLPPEEVQRQWTEERFSRFGNTRQYHSIGVDAALPYYDDLITIGGGVDPIGKPGSRPFPVLSVTDIETLKAERERLRKFFNDTSIQK
- the TOM22 gene encoding Tom22p (Component of the TOM (Translocase of Outer Membrane) complex; responsible for initial import of mitochondrially directed proteins; mediates interaction between TOM and TIM complexes and acts as a receptor for precursor proteins; GO_component: GO:0016021 - integral component of membrane [Evidence IEA]; GO_component: GO:0016021 - integral component of membrane [Evidence ISM] [PMID 12192589]; GO_component: GO:0031307 - integral component of mitochondrial outer membrane [Evidence IDA] [PMID 16689936]; GO_component: GO:0016020 - membrane [Evidence IEA]; GO_component: GO:0005741 - mitochondrial outer membrane [Evidence IEA,IEA,IEA]; GO_component: GO:0005741 - mitochondrial outer membrane [Evidence IDA] [PMID 16407407]; GO_component: GO:0005742 - mitochondrial outer membrane translocase complex [Evidence IDA] [PMID 9774667]; GO_component: GO:0005739 - mitochondrion [Evidence IEA]; GO_component: GO:0005739 - mitochondrion [Evidence IDA] [PMID 16823961]; GO_function: GO:0015266 - protein channel activity [Evidence IMP] [PMID 10519552]; GO_process: GO:0006886 - intracellular protein transport [Evidence IEA]; GO_process: GO:0030150 - protein import into mitochondrial matrix [Evidence IMP] [PMID 10519552]; GO_process: GO:0030150 - protein import into mitochondrial matrix [Evidence IMP] [PMID 9774667]; GO_process: GO:0045040 - protein import into mitochondrial outer membrane [Evidence IMP] [PMID 12628251]; GO_process: GO:0015031 - protein transport [Evidence IEA]; GO_process: GO:0006810 - transport [Evidence IEA]), with the protein product MVKVTLVDEEVIEVPSTEEKIIEENDADFTDTDSEVSDDEYDDDDIENETIMERIVALKDVIAPQYRNSIASTASSIYNGISSSFLFGGKALWVITTSSLLLGVPLSLSIISEQQLIEMEKEMKLSQSTNEVLAPGAEQGFQAPPAQQ
- the YPS3 gene encoding Yps3p (Aspartic protease; member of the yapsin family of proteases involved in cell wall growth and maintenance; attached to the plasma membrane via a glycosylphosphatidylinositol (GPI) anchor; GO_component: GO:0031225 - anchored component of membrane [Evidence IEA]; GO_component: GO:0046658 - anchored component of plasma membrane [Evidence IDA,IPI] [PMID 11016834]; GO_component: GO:0016020 - membrane [Evidence IEA]; GO_component: GO:0005886 - plasma membrane [Evidence IEA,IEA]; GO_function: GO:0004190 - aspartic-type endopeptidase activity [Evidence IEA,IEA]; GO_function: GO:0004190 - aspartic-type endopeptidase activity [Evidence IDA,ISS] [PMID 10191273]; GO_function: GO:0016787 - hydrolase activity [Evidence IEA]; GO_function: GO:0008233 - peptidase activity [Evidence IEA]; GO_process: GO:0031505 - fungal-type cell wall organization [Evidence IGI] [PMID 16087741]; GO_process: GO:0006508 - proteolysis [Evidence IEA,IEA]), which translates into the protein MISLFVAVLYLAQSTGVFAVPNGVIQLDLEKVPHPLVNKRDVIDYGNPILQRANQDIADKLDNQKFFYSTTVGIGTPAQKLNLLLDTGSSDTWVFTKDTQVTGNYRPSAIFDPSASKTWKSNGTTFQIQYGIGNTQGQWGTDKFEIGGATVNSLSIGLATNADTANGIIGIGRPEAEITNRNGRVYENLPMRLAAEGHINSAAYSLYLNDLNSKSGTILFGGVDTSKFIGNLKILPITHPKHLAITMQGLSTDGLDKRNLMTSPSVSVLDSGTSLSYFSSDVIQQIHQALNANPSFTIGQKYYCDCNITNNLILNFGSAEIEVPNYDFLWPIETIVSPLVAGVAFPQNSCYLGIEQVQAGMDFSLIGDNLLRAFYTVYDIQNDRIAIGQANPRSGTSNIKLITKNYIPGAV